The Patescibacteria group bacterium genome segment TTTTTACGGGACAACTTTTTAATCCCTCTCTTTTTAAAATTACGGTCTTAACTTTTTTTATTTTTTGTGCTGCCTCGTCGGCGAATTATTTATTTAATGATGTTTTAGACGCTTCAAAAGACAGAAAACATCCTTTCAAAAAAAATCGGCCGGTAGCCAGTGGGGTTGTCCCGGCCGGCGCCGCCCTTTTAGCGGCCGGCTTTTTAATTGTGTTTTCTTTGCTTATGGCCAACTTGATCAACTCTGCCTTTTTTGTCGTGGTCTTTTTCTTTTTGATTTTAGAGTTTTCCTACACTCTGTTTTTTAAACAACTCGCGGTGATCGACATTTTGGCCATCACGAGCGCCTATATTTTAAGAGTTTACGGTGGAGAAGTCGCCACGGGTTTCCATATTTCGGTCTGGCTTTTTTTAACCGTCTTGTCATTGTCTCTTTTCTTGGCGATTGGAAAAAGAAGAGCTGAGCTAACCCTGATCCAGGGCTATGAAGGTGTTTTCCCCAAAGACACCAGAACGACCTTGTCTCATTATTCCGAAAAACTTTTAGATACCTATATCGCCATGACCGCCGCTTCGACTTGGATCACTTATACTTTTTTTACCTTTTTGGAAAGACCTCCGGTTTTGGGTTGGTTTTGGCAAAGCCAATGGGGAAGGTTTTCTTCTCCCTTGCCGGAAAGAAAATGGCTCATGCTGACCATTCCCTTTGTCCTTTTCGGCATGATGCGTTATATCCAGTTGATCTATGAGGGGAAAGGCGAATCGCCGGAAAGAGTTTTAACCAGCGATATTCCTTTAATTGCCACGGTTTTAGGTTGGGGTCTTGTGGTTATTGCCGTTATCTACGGCTTCGGGGGTTAATTT includes the following:
- a CDS encoding decaprenyl-phosphate phosphoribosyltransferase, which produces MVKFFIGLVKTARPRQWLKNIAVFAAIIFTGQLFNPSLFKITVLTFFIFCAASSANYLFNDVLDASKDRKHPFKKNRPVASGVVPAGAALLAAGFLIVFSLLMANLINSAFFVVVFFFLILEFSYTLFFKQLAVIDILAITSAYILRVYGGEVATGFHISVWLFLTVLSLSLFLAIGKRRAELTLIQGYEGVFPKDTRTTLSHYSEKLLDTYIAMTAASTWITYTFFTFLERPPVLGWFWQSQWGRFSSPLPERKWLMLTIPFVLFGMMRYIQLIYEGKGESPERVLTSDIPLIATVLGWGLVVIAVIYGFGG